GGATGTGCTGCTTTCTTCATCTTTATCATATGCCTGCATCTTTTTCTCTTCATTGGAAAGGTGGTCCACAAGCTTTACAGGTTCACTAGCCTTTGAATGAGTGCCTTTGGCAACATTCTGTAACTGCTCTTGTCTAGTCTTACTTCCTGATGCTCTGGAAGGACTTTTGCCAGAGTTCTCTAACTGCTCCTGTCTGGTTCTACTTCCTGTTGCTCTGGAAGGACTCTTGCCTGAATTCTGCAACTGTTCCTGTCTGGTCTTACCCCCTGATGCTCTGGAAGGACTCTTGCCAGAACTCTGCaactgttcctgtcttgtcttaCTTCCTGATGCACTTGAAGGACTCTTGCCAGAACTCTGCaactgttcctgtcttgtcttaCTTCCTGATGCTCTGGAAGGACTCTTGCCAGAATTCTGCAACTGCTCTTGTCTGGTCTTTCCCCCTGATGCTCTGGAGGAACCTATCCTTGACATAGTTTTAGCTAACAATTGAGTTGGTTTATGCTGTGTTCTGCTTGTCACTTTTGCTAAAAGTGTGCTGTTCCTGCTTTCTCCTTCTGATGTAGAGCAGGAAGACGCCTTTTTAACCTCCAAAACTGGAATTCTACATTTATGCCTTGTGTTTGGAAATGGATCTAATCTTGTACTGGCTTTGATTCCTGTGGCTTGGACTGAGGTCAAACCAGCACTTCTACAGTCCTGTGTTGAATGGTGTGCTCTCACTGGTAACCTCGACTTTAGTGGCTGTTTTTTCACATTCTTGTATTGTAAAACTGCTGTATTGTCTGCCTTGCTTCTTGCACATGCTTCTCTAATATTATCACAGTCTGTCTTAAATGAATTATTAGGATGCTCAGAAGAATTGTGCATAGGCTTTGAGTGATGATGCTGTTCTACTGTACAGCACTGCATGTAATCAGTTCCACAACCTGGGGCTTCTAGGTCATTACTGTTATTGCAGTTCTCAGTCTGAAGGCATTGTCTCTGCTCTGACTTTGATAAGTCTGTCCTCTGCATGCAAAGGCCTCCTGTACTAGTTCCTGGTCTCATTTCCTGTGAATCCCCTGATGTTTTAAGCTCAGAACAATCCCAGTCCACACACACCAACTCCCTTTTCTCACCAGATGTAGCTTTAACTCCTATCTTAAAAGAGGAACACAAATTAGAACTGACTTCTGAATATGGGGGTGGTTCCATAATGTTGTCGTGAGATGGAGTGTCCGAGCGGTCAGTGCAAATCTGAATTACATTGTATGAAATTACTGTGTTGTCATCCATCCTAACCTGTGCCCGATCTACTGTCTGTGGTTGTGAGGTGACTGCCCCTGCTTTTCTGCCCCCTTCCCTTTTATCCCCTGATCTCGTTCCATAAATATGCTCACCAATCTGAAAAAACTGCAGCCTTTCTTCAACAAAATCCCGCTTGCTCATGTCAATCGCACCACTGCGGGTCATCTCAAACATCTTCCCTTCGTGGAAGGGGAAAGGGTTAGGCTCGCTAGTCGGTGTGCTTTCATCTGTCGGAGTTCTTGCAGGAGTCGTGTCAGGGGTAGTCGTTTGAGACTTGTCGTCAACAGCTAACCCAAAAGGCTTTGGCTCATCATCTTTAATTCTAGCATCAACGACTTCATCGTCTCCTCCTTTACTCGACCAAGGATCAAAGTCCAAGCCTTTTGTAGCTACAGTTTTAAAAGGGGTGTTAAATTCTTCATCTAGTTTGTAGCTAAAATACGTGTCTGGCAATCCCTCTTGCCTGGACTGCTTCTTGTCACTTTCATTGCCGTTTCCATTGTCTGATTTTTTAACAGAAGAATCactctttgtttttgctttttggcaCTCTTCCATTGGCGCTTCCTCCTCGATAACCTCAAGTTTACTTTGGCTGAAAGAACGGTCACTAGGCCTAAGCATACTTTCTGATGCCCAAATGTCCTTTCTGTTTTCAGTTGGAAATCCAAATGGTTTTACATCACTTAGATCATTAAGTCCGTCGTCTTCGTCCTGGAAATCATATCCATCCAGAGAATCGATCTCTGTGGCATCTGTATCATGAGAGAACTCGGCAGTTGTTGCTATTGAGCAGTCCGTAATAGACTGATCATTGCCATTTTGCTCATAGTCATAATCCTCGGCTTTGCCATTGCCATTTGTCCCATTTGGCTCTTTATGATTACCATTCTTGTCATTCTTTTTGGGTTTGGTTTCGTTCTCTTCTTGCTTCTGTTCATCAAGCTTAAAGGTATATTTCTTAACAGGAATGGGCTGAAAGATTGATTCATCATCACTCGAATCACTGTCATTAGCCCCAGGGGGCACAGGGGAAGGAGGCTGAACTCTGATTATGGGCTCAGCAAGCAAATGCTTATCATGTTCCTCTTGGAGGTTCACCTCCATCATATCAGTCTCGGCCTCTGAGGAAGGGGAAGATCCTTTTTTCTCGGGTTGTGATGAATCAGAATCtaagggagggggagggggaaacTCTATGTATGCAACTCGTTTGTCTTTACCTGCCTGTCCAGTATCCTGACTCCCATTGGGTGGCTCAGGAACTATGATCTTTTCTGGTTGAAGTTCCTTAAATGAACTTGCTTTGCCTTGCTCTGAGTCCTCTGATTCTTCTGAGACCTCAGCAATGGGGCTTGCAATGCCTGGTATAAATGGCATGAAAGAGTCAGGGGTTCGAGAAGTGAGGTCGTAACTGACTTCCTCACTGCTGGGGGTTTCTGGTGTCATTGGACTTTTACCAGAACTATCAAGAAACGATATCTGCTCGAGTGTGTCATCGTCTGGGCTACCTTGAGGTGATGTTGGCTGTCTCTGTTTGACTGCATAAATTGTTCGGCTTTCTGAAGTGACAATTTTTTTGACTGATCCATTTTGCCCACCTGGGGAATCTTTCTCACCTTGTTTTCCTACCTGCACACTAACGTAAACTGGCAATGTTTTCAGTCCTTTAAAACTCTCTCTTGTTGTGACTGTAGATACCTTCTCCACTGGACTGAGGCTACTGGAGCTCAAATCCTTTGAAGTACTACCCTCTAAAGAATCCTGAGACTTTCGTGCAGCAACGTCTCCCTTGGAGAGCTCTGAGCGACCTTGAACTCTTGTTTTAGATAGGGTAGGAATATGTGATGTACTTTTTTCAGATTGCTTTGCTATTGTGTCTTGTTTTGATTTCTTAGCTTGATCAGTCTCCGAAGGACCAGTAGGTGATCTCACAGGAATGTGCGACTCTAtcttttttttaagacttttcgTCTGTGAGTCATCACTGTCTGCATGGTCCTTTCTGATGGCTAAACCTGATTTGACCTCCTTGACAGGCGACTTCAGATGCTGCCCTTTATTGTCAGCACTACTTGCACTCTGCACAACAGGGCTACTGAGATCTTTTAATGATCCTCGGATTTGTTTCTCTTTGGCTTCAGCAAGCTTTTCAGTTGTGTCAGATTCGAAACTTTTGGCAACCTGTTCATATTGTGCCCTTTTTTTAGATGTGCTACTGGAAATGGTGCCTGAACCTTCCAACACTTTGTCATTTAGTTCTTTTGAGGATGCAGATCCACATTTACTACCATATAAACCTTGTCCGATGGTTAACTTACTTTTCTCACTCTCAGCAACCTTTTTCAGGGTTTTTTCTTCTTCACTCGAATCAGTTTTAGATGTCTTGGATCCAGTAAAGAGCTGATACACAGGTAATTTACTTTCCTGAAACTTTTTAACAGGTTGTTTAGATTGTTCTGTTGGACTACTTTTACTTTGCTTTTGAGCCTCTGCTTCAAACTTCAACCGAACAGAACTGACTTTGGAAGGCTTTACTGGAACTGGGGGAGATGTTTCACCCTGCTTTTCCTGCTTTGATTGGTCTTCATTTAACCGTGTCTGTACAGACCTCTCTGGGCTGCTTGGCAAACTAGCACTTTTCCTTTCATTCATGCTGCCAAACATTTTGTGCCTTCCCTTACTCCACTCCTCGGAGCTTAATTCACTCTTTTGCTTTGTTTTCTCAGGACTGCTGCACACTGAGCTTGGACCTGACCGTGTCTCTCTCGATTCTCTCATGGGTGGCTTTTTCTCAGGAGACTGAAGCTCATCATTAAGCTTTTCTGTTTTGTCTCTGAAAAACTGTGAAACTTCGCTCAGTTTTTCCTCAGCCTCTTTAACTGTGCGATCAACACGATCTTCGTATATGAGTTTCTCTCTATTCCTGTCCTGCCTGTCTTGGGTGAAACGCATCCAGACAGCATGTTTGGGGCTACCAGGCTCTGTAGTATAGTGCAAGACTGTCAGTTTATCATACTGGTCATCTTTCTGAGTAAATTTACCAGATTTTTCTGATGAGTCTCGTGCTGACCTGTAAGTCTGTTCTTTCCTGGCCCCAGGACTTTTTTCCCCATAATAGCCTTCTGCTCCTTGCATTTCAGGGGTCACTTCGTGTCCCTGGTGTGCCACTGGGTCCTCAGTATCAGAATGTGATACGTCTAATTTTTCAGAAAGGAGCATTTTTTCAGCAAATCTGTAAGACTCTCCCCTTAACTCAGATAATTCATCATCATGGTACTCAATGGAGTGCTGGGTcaggagtttaaaagctttatatgAGTCATCAGCAATAAGCTGAGCTGAACTGGGTCGACTGTCCTCCTCTTGAGACAAAGGTGTATTGACTCTAGAAGTTTCCAAGAAAGAGGGCAGTGTTTCCTCAGCAAGCTCTTCCTCTTCCTGCAGAGCCTCGTAATCACCCTCTACCCTATCAGAAAGTTCTTTAAGGCCGCGGCTGCCTTTGCATACGTAGTCGGGGTGTTTCTTTGTCTCTCTGATAATTACTTCTGTCGGATCTGTTGTGTTGCCCTTTTCAATGTGAACCTCGATTATTCTTTCAACTTTGGGTTTAGTGTCCTTTTCAAGGAACCGTGGGGTTAATTCATCCCCTTTGATAGAATCCTGACCAGCCTTGTGTTCAAACAAGCCAGCCAGTTCTTTGGAGGGGTCTCTGCCTGACTGGAAGGCTTTCATTATGTCTCGAACTGACATTGTTTCTTCAATCCTGTCAGAGCCTGCATCTTTAAGCTGGGGTTTGTGGTACACCATTCTAGTTGTAGTTGTTATATGAGTTTCCTCTTTCAGACGCATGCTTTTGCTCACTAGAGAGTCTTCATCGGAACTGACTTTAATCTGGAATGTTTTAACTTTATCTTTGATAGAGCCAGCAATCGTCTCTGGTTCAATGCAAGCCGGTGAGTTCAAggccgctgctgctgcttcttccaTTAAGGGCTCACAGGCCTCCTCAGGGTGTTCATAACTCCTAATGACACGAACAACCTCTGTTCTGGTTTCTGTTATAACTGGGGGAATGGGAACGTCTGTAAAGAGGGGTTTGGGCCCTGTGCTCTCTGCACTTTGCGGAGCTGAGGGTGTCTTTTCGCTTCTGGTTTCAAAACCACTGTCTGAGAGTGGGCTTTTATCCTGTTCATGGGAAAAATCATCAGGGGATTCCAAAATGGCATCTGTACCACTGTAGGAATCAGCTAATTTGCACAAATCTTTTTCGGATGGAGAGGAGCGCATGCCTGGAGGCGGCATTTTGAGCTTATGCTCAGGTTTCAGGGCACGTTTTTGCTTTTCCTCTCCTTCTTTCATTTCCTCGAATTTACTCTTTACACCAGACATTTTGGAAAGTGAGCTAGCCCCAATGTCATTCACTAAGTAGTCAACAACCTTGGCTAAATCGAGATCTTTGTCTTGCACTGACTGTGGTCTAACTGGGAGGGTAGGATCAAAAGGAGGTAGAGATTTGAGGACACTTTGCTGAGCTTCTTCTATTTCATCTTTAGAAAACTCTTCCCATTCATCCTCAGAAGCCTTGTCTTTAACAGTGCCTTTTGCCTCACTCAGAACATCCTTAGTCAGGATTTCACTAACTTTCACAAGATCTTCTTTAACTTTTTCAACAAGACTGAAAGGTTCCTCATCATCTATTTTGGGTTCCTTAGAAGCCTGAGACTGATAGCTTTTAGCTACTGAAGCCGAATCAGTTTGCAAAATGGCAGTCATTTTAATCAGATCCTCTTTCATGTCTGCCACATCCCTCAAAATCTCCTGACTGGACGAGAGCTGTGCGGCAGTGGCTGCTTTAAATGCTGCGGAGGGAATGAAGAGTGCGGGTTTTGAGGGTTTAGATCTGGGAGTAGAGGatggtgtttgagtgtgtgtctgaGGTGGAATGGTTATTTTGTCTGGTACTCTCCTTTCTTGGGGCTCAGGTAGAACATTCACTAGGGAGAACACTGGAACCGTCATTGAACATGTTACAGGTGTGCTGGTGGAAGCTGGGGATCTAAGAGATGCATAAACTGAACTGGACACATTTGACCTTAAAGGAGATGACTTGGATTTTAGTGTTTCATAGCTTGGCGTCGTGCTGGCAATAAGAGTTTTTTCAGCCTCGCTGAAGGCTGTGCAAGCACTCGCTGCAGCTGCTTGTGAAGCTTGTATCCTCTCTTGCAAACTGCAAGTTCCTCCTGAGAATAGGCGGGACGACACAGAAGAGGAAGACGGGTATTTGATGGGTGAAACTGATCCATTGAGTAGTGCTGTTTCAGTGGGGACGACAGCAGGTTTTGCTGGTGATGACAGTGATGATAGAATTGTTCCCCTAGAAGCTGCAGCTCCATCTGCAGAGGTTCTGAGTGTTGACAGACTGGACAAGGATCTAATGGGGGATGCTACTGTGGTGGTTGAGGAAGCGAAGGTTGATTTGAACGATAACGCAGAAGTGTACAAATTTGCTGTTGATTTTGGAGATTCTGGTGGTGTCACTGAGGGGAAAGTTCTATCCAGTATGGATCCAGGTGATGACACCGAGATTGGTCTTGAAGATAATGAAGCTGCAAGTCCCTTTATTGACACAGGATCTGTACTGGTTTTAAGAGGTGAAGAAATGAGACCAGTTGAAACCGGAGCAGTGTATTGGGCTTGCTGAAGAACAGTCTTTATGGGAGATGAGATAGATCTGTATGTTCTAATGGGTGATGCTACATCAGTAACAGACTTAACAGGAGATACGTTTGTGGTTCCCAGGGTGGACTTGAGTGGAGAAGCTGAGGATATTGACCAGACTGACTTTAATGGCGAAGCAGATGGCGTGTTGGAAGGTGAGCTGGAGAGGGAACCCAGTCCACATTTTGTTTGCCCAGGGACGGTAATAGGAGCAGTCGACCATGCCTGGTAAGATCTTGTTGAAAAGACAGGTTTGTGAGGGTAACCAGCAGGCAGTGTTCTTGTTGTACTTCGTTCAACTGTTTCTTTAAACAGACAAATGAAAATCCaacacaaaatcaacaaaaaatggttgagaaacagagagaccaGAGGGAAAAAATTGGTCAGTGGTGCTCGTATCATAGAAGAAGGAAAAGCAATGCTTTCATGGTGGTGTGAAATGGGTTGGATGATGAAGAAGGAtccaaaagaaatgtaaaaagaaGCCCAACAAAAAACTGTGATCCATGGTCCACAAAAATGATACGCAAAATATAAACGGAAGTCCCACAAAGCACATACAGAAACATAAGGACTGAGGCAATGACCAACAAAAACGCAAAATGGCAAGACAAATGCAGAGAACCCAGAGTAAAACAAATTCTCTTTTGACTTTAGATGTGCTATATTCCCCTGTCACTGGCTACCTTGATTTTACTAACGTGCCTTTTATCTGTTTGGTCTGAAAAAACATGTTCATCCCAAAATTTGGATATTCTGACAAAACAGTAAAAGTAAGGACTACAAAACAAAAATACCCTAGTTCCTTTGCTACAGCAACCCGTATTATGGCAAAAGCAGGCTAAGTGCTACATCTTAGGTCCATAATAACTCATCATGCAGGACTGAGTATTCTCGGTGACAGGCATTTCAATGCAAACTGTGAAAGCACCTGAGAAAAGTTTTCTTTGTGAATCTCCATGCATTTCTTtccaaaaaataaatcaaaactcGGCACAATCACAAAGCCAAAAGGAGCAAGACTAGTTGTAAAAGAAGGATAAGAAAGGAGGGGGGACTTTACTTTGATGTCATATTGCACTGTGCATTAATTAGTCAATCAAAGTAAAATTTTATGGATATTGTAGTTGAGTTGTTCTCTTgtcagtgggggggggggggaatggaCAGAGATATTAAACAATATCTAACAAAGTGAGCAGGCACAGCACAGCAACTACATAAACCATGCAAAAGTAAATTGTACAAAATCAAGCATGAGGACTTTGTTATGCATGGTAAAAATGTGCAGATAACATTtgtttatatttcagtttatagATAGTCAATGTGGGTCACGTAGTAAATTGTTGTTATGTTGAAACACTACTAAGAATGTTAGTAAAATATCACACTCACTCATTCCAGGCTCGGTCAGATAGCTGTAGCGCTTACGTAAGGCTAGAGATGCAAAGGTATGACGTCGTTCTGGCTTTTCAGtctgcaacaacaacaacacaaagtCCTATCAGTACCCC
This genomic stretch from Astyanax mexicanus isolate ESR-SI-001 chromosome 15, AstMex3_surface, whole genome shotgun sequence harbors:
- the ank3b gene encoding ankyrin-3 isoform X17, which codes for MAHAASQLKKKADLDLNAAEEEKEKERKRKSRKRSREVKKKTDSNASYLRAARSGNLEKALDYLKSGVDINICNQNGLNALHLASKEGHVEVVTQLIKMGATVDAATKKGNTALHIASLAGQSDVVKELVTNGANVNAQSQNGFTPLYMAAQENHLDVVRYLLDNGSSQSIATEDGFTPLAVALQQGHDQVVSLLLENDTKGKVRLPALHIAARKDDTKAAALLLQNDHNADVESKMMVNRTTESGFTPLHIAAHYGNINVATLLLNRGAAVDFKARNDITPLHVASKRGNSNMVKLLLERGARIDAKTKDGLTPLHCGARSGHEQVVEMLLDRGAPILSKTKNGLSPLHMATQGDHLNCVQLLLHHEVPVDDVTNDYLTALHVAAHCGHYKVAKVIVDKKANPNAKALNGFTPLHIACKKNRIKVMELLLKHGASIQAVTESGLTPIHVAAFMGHENIVTQLMNHGASPNTTNVRGETALHMAARAGQTEVVKYLVQNGAYVDAKSKDDQTPLHISSRLGKPEIIQQLLQHGACPDSTTTSGYTPLHLAAREGHKDVASILLDQGASLGITTKKGFTPLHVAAKYGKIEVANLLLQKRAPPDASGKSGLTPLHVAAHYDNQKVALLLLDQGASPHAAAKNGYTPLHIAAKKNQMEIATTLLEYGADTNAITRQGISPLHLASQEGNVDMVTLLMARDATISLCNKSGLTPLHLAAQEDRVNVAEVLVNHGATVDPETKMGYTPLHVACHYGNVKMVHFLLKNQAKVNAKTKNGYTPLHQAAQQGHTHIINLLLQHGAAPNELTVNGNTALSIARRLGYISVVDTLRVVTEETLTTLTVTEKHKMNVPETMNEVLDMSDDEVRRANVPEMLTEDYISDVDEGEDAMTGDTDKYLGPQDLRELGDDSLPQEGYVGFSIGARTASLRSFSSDRSNTLNRSSFTRDSMMIEEILAPTKDTHLAAAKDFDADSLRRYSWTGDTLDNVNLVSSPIHSGFLVSFMVDARGGSMRGSRHNGMRIIIPPRKCTAPTRITCRLVKRHKLASPPPMVEGEGLASRLVEVGPAGAHFLGPVIVEIPHFGSMRGKERELIILRSENGETWKEHQYDCRTEALNELLNGMDEELESLEELEKKRICRIITKDFPQYFAVVSRIKQESNQMGPEGGVLSSMTVPHVQASFPEGALTKKIRVGLQAQPVPDETVKKILGNRATFSPIVTVEPRRRKFHKPITMTIPVPPLSGEGVTNGYKGDSTPCLRLLCSITGGTSPAQWEDITGTTPLTFVNDCVSFTTNVSARFWLADCHQIPDTVGLATQLYRELICVPYMAKFVVFAKMNDPVESNLRCFCMTDDKVDKTLEQQENFEEVARSKDIEVLEGKPIYVDCYGNLTPLTKAGQQLLLNFYAFKENRLPFCVKIRDNSQEPCGRLSFLRELKTSKGIPQTAVCNLNITLPALKKTEKPERRHTFASLALRKRYSYLTEPGMKTVERSTTRTLPAGYPHKPVFSTRSYQAWSTAPITVPGQTKCGLGSLSSSPSNTPSASPLKSVWSISSASPLKSTLGTTNVSPVKSVTDVASPIRTYRSISSPIKTVLQQAQYTAPVSTGLISSPLKTSTDPVSIKGLAASLSSRPISVSSPGSILDRTFPSVTPPESPKSTANLYTSALSFKSTFASSTTTVASPIRSLSSLSTLRTSADGAAASRGTILSSLSSPAKPAVVPTETALLNGSVSPIKYPSSSSVSSRLFSGGTCSLQERIQASQAAAASACTAFSEAEKTLIASTTPSYETLKSKSSPLRSNVSSSVYASLRSPASTSTPVTCSMTVPVFSLVNVLPEPQERRVPDKITIPPQTHTQTPSSTPRSKPSKPALFIPSAAFKAATAAQLSSSQEILRDVADMKEDLIKMTAILQTDSASVAKSYQSQASKEPKIDDEEPFSLVEKVKEDLVKVSEILTKDVLSEAKGTVKDKASEDEWEEFSKDEIEEAQQSVLKSLPPFDPTLPVRPQSVQDKDLDLAKVVDYLVNDIGASSLSKMSGVKSKFEEMKEGEEKQKRALKPEHKLKMPPPGMRSSPSEKDLCKLADSYSGTDAILESPDDFSHEQDKSPLSDSGFETRSEKTPSAPQSAESTGPKPLFTDVPIPPVITETRTEVVRVIRSYEHPEEACEPLMEEAAAAALNSPACIEPETIAGSIKDKVKTFQIKVSSDEDSLVSKSMRLKEETHITTTTRMVYHKPQLKDAGSDRIEETMSVRDIMKAFQSGRDPSKELAGLFEHKAGQDSIKGDELTPRFLEKDTKPKVERIIEVHIEKGNTTDPTEVIIRETKKHPDYVCKGSRGLKELSDRVEGDYEALQEEEELAEETLPSFLETSRVNTPLSQEEDSRPSSAQLIADDSYKAFKLLTQHSIEYHDDELSELRGESYRFAEKMLLSEKLDVSHSDTEDPVAHQGHEVTPEMQGAEGYYGEKSPGARKEQTYRSARDSSEKSGKFTQKDDQYDKLTVLHYTTEPGSPKHAVWMRFTQDRQDRNREKLIYEDRVDRTVKEAEEKLSEVSQFFRDKTEKLNDELQSPEKKPPMRESRETRSGPSSVCSSPEKTKQKSELSSEEWSKGRHKMFGSMNERKSASLPSSPERSVQTRLNEDQSKQEKQGETSPPVPVKPSKVSSVRLKFEAEAQKQSKSSPTEQSKQPVKKFQESKLPVYQLFTGSKTSKTDSSEEEKTLKKVAESEKSKLTIGQGLYGSKCGSASSKELNDKVLEGSGTISSSTSKKRAQYEQVAKSFESDTTEKLAEAKEKQIRGSLKDLSSPVVQSASSADNKGQHLKSPVKEVKSGLAIRKDHADSDDSQTKSLKKKIESHIPVRSPTGPSETDQAKKSKQDTIAKQSEKSTSHIPTLSKTRVQGRSELSKGDVAARKSQDSLEGSTSKDLSSSSLSPVEKVSTVTTRESFKGLKTLPVYVSVQVGKQGEKDSPGGQNGSVKKIVTSESRTIYAVKQRQPTSPQGSPDDDTLEQISFLDSSGKSPMTPETPSSEEVSYDLTSRTPDSFMPFIPGIASPIAEVSEESEDSEQGKASSFKELQPEKIIVPEPPNGSQDTGQAGKDKRVAYIEFPPPPPLDSDSSQPEKKGSSPSSEAETDMMEVNLQEEHDKHLLAEPIIRVQPPSPVPPGANDSDSSDDESIFQPIPVKKYTFKLDEQKQEENETKPKKNDKNGNHKEPNGTNGNGKAEDYDYEQNGNDQSITDCSIATTAEFSHDTDATEIDSLDGYDFQDEDDGLNDLSDVKPFGFPTENRKDIWASESMLRPSDRSFSQSKLEVIEEEAPMEECQKAKTKSDSSVKKSDNGNGNESDKKQSRQEGLPDTYFSYKLDEEFNTPFKTVATKGLDFDPWSSKGGDDEVVDARIKDDEPKPFGLAVDDKSQTTTPDTTPARTPTDESTPTSEPNPFPFHEGKMFEMTRSGAIDMSKRDFVEERLQFFQIGPQSPCERTDLRMAIVADHLGLSWTELAREMDFSVDEINHIRVENPNSLTTQSFMLLKKWVNRDGKNATTDVLTAALTKINRMDIVTLLEGPIFDYGNISGTRCFADDNAVFRDQTDGYHSIDLELQSPTELNYEPPTPLRQDDFFSEDGSVVSPGRSPIRPSELSLPATSMDAASSSNATPPTVVAEDTHLGGRESCSREEDMAVGSESMAFLGAQESEEAFKDSEVFTQPAVPQPEVCEPREGESGWSGFDEGEEELTQEKLKSLLEDIKREEGFEDVEITDERVQEILSQVEQAEKELSSSFTGLQSELASTEKETSVSGQGLRTDAQKESSQKPTSSSPELQAEKQNGEHPQHQAQAGSLPEDQEPTTKLKSKVAKDSGKEEVSREAAVDSTKEESTAEPKAQQGAHKDNDSSSDGEHTVTTRVYRRRVILKGDQAKNIPGESVTEEQFTDEDGNVVTRKVIRKVVRRVAGTEEKSGKKKRSRRSRQASRAEEEEEGPSREHPEVGEGAKGKKKEGRQKEKKGQS